One window of the Colletotrichum destructivum chromosome 6, complete sequence genome contains the following:
- a CDS encoding Putative tetratricopeptide-like helical domain superfamily, alpha/Beta hydrolase: MDKTQENNNKPPTASPAVDRFNVPDIPPQDQGLKVLHDPKDVDAIDVDIVAVHGIMANPTSTWKHSKTGTNWLADPSMLPESLKEHGVRIMAFGYESKWFGRGSVRQSLSNLATDLLQALNQKREHCPQRPIIFIAHCFGGLVAQKAYTMAALQEGDYPGIWKSTKGMMFLGTPHSGVNDGTNLTKQGQIYDAIVARKLEVQDNVLLTVARDNDVLVDAVSEFARKVSTSAPPPMLFSFYELKPTNLGAIVGQKFVPEFVVGQSSATLLGYEKQGLALDHFGINKFEDNQDNNYQKVSWRILKMVREAKADSLSKTRGISASPGLLATTGDTPSQGSDNNRISVLPAILRKRDYFAPRDGILDRIEEKLSSKRGAVALCGESGSGKTHVAVEYADRHVRNNGVSNCHLFWVNASSPEEFEASYRRIGNKLRVPTAGVGHEAYLAAVAEHLIREEEWLMVLDGFNDGDALVLTNPGSGHEPRNLQTFLPKFSDSRRLLVTTVNRTVANRLVKEKYVLGVGDLSEDDASRLLLGRVTKDPVRKKRINDIIGIVGDSAGALELVRLFGKLSNKAVCSSEMLDTLRKQTKGGTEDEQTPKPVWDLLFRHLKSKNADTAYWLHVIGLLDVQMIPSIFFSANDKRGRLRDLVDVGLVEAADGRGFYRIPAFFRHCLQSSLSEKHRQNAEGAALQSVKMRFVDDDRGALLPVALAALRLEPSRTETRREQEALREDVAVYRRQRQSSLSLGIGYLAANDDLGWSSVPLGLGDRTVKAIEAAPPVQEIFGLPFPTKRALSEGHGGAVQNRPLLLPTRRQTGPEWEKKLTELRRDSDTAARLLTEEHPTKGSEDATAIYRRVIDGYSAEPHEYLKLAGLQYNLAIAQGSKGMVDDAAATFRQALQTILSGDSSSRTRNPEARRRYYRIYTDLASLYAAHGRLAEAQEAFLHILPSQAAELGRDDAQTLRTRGAFARLLLDRGETELAGRELGRVLEASERVLGPAHRDTLATRCGVARHLAGCGRREEALAMGRSVLGEQERVLGRSHRETAATRQLLEELRSPSTT; this comes from the exons ATGGACAAGACTcaagagaacaacaacaagccACCAACCGCTTCTCCAGCGGTGGACAGGTTCAATGTCCCCGACATCCCGCCCCAAGACCAGGGGCTTAAAGTGTTGCACGATCCTAAGGATGTCGACGCCATTGATGTCGA TATCGTCGCCGTACACGGCATCATGGCCAATCCGACTTCGACGTGGAAACACAGCAAGACGGGGACCAACTGGCTCGCCGATCCGTCGATGCTCCCGGAATCACTCAAGGAGCACGGGGTCCGTATCATGGCCTTTGGTTACGAATCGAAGTGGTTCGGGAGGGGCTCCGTGAGGCAGTCTCTCTCCAATCTCGCAACCGATCTTCTGCAGGCACTGAACCAGAAGAGAGAG CACTGTCCTCAGCGGCCCATCATTTTCATTGCGCACTGCTTCGGCGGCCTGGTTGCACAAAAG GCCTACACCATGGCAGCACTCCAAGAGGGAGACTATCCGGGCATCTGGAAGTCCACAAAGGGCATGATGTTCCTGGGCACGCCGCACAGCGGCGTCAACGACGGCACGAACTTGACGAAGCAGGGCCAGATCTACGACGCCATCGTGGCGCGGAAGCTCGAGGTCCAGGACAACGTGCTTCTCACGGTAGCGCGGGACAACGacgtgctcgtcgacgccgtctccGAGTTCGCGAGGAAGGTCagcacgtcggcgccgccaccgatGCTGTTCAGCTTCTACGAGCTGAAGCCGACCAACCTGGGCGCCATCGTGGGCCAGAAGTTTGTTCCG GAATTTGTCGTGGGCCAATCTTCCGCCACGCTGCTCGGGTACGAGAAGCAGGGGCTGGCACTCGACCACTTCGGCATCAACAAGTTCGAGGACAACCAGGACAACAACTACCAGAAGGTCTCGTGGCGGATCTTGAAGATGGTCAgggaggccaaggccgatTCTCTGAGTAAGACTCGAGGTATTAGTGCATCGCCGGGGTTGCTCGCGA CTACGGGGGATACTCCGTCTCAGGGTTCCGATAATAACCGTATCTCGGTGCTCCCCGCCATCCTCAGGAAGCGAGACTACTTTGCGCCCCGGGACGGAATATTAGATCGTatcgaggagaagctctCGTCCAAGAggggcgccgtcgccttgTGCGGAGAGTCGGGGAGCGG AAAAACTCACGTCGCCGTCGAATACGCTGATCGTCACGTCCGAAACAACGGCGTCTCAAACTGCCATCTGTTCTGGGTCAACGCCTCCAGCCCGGAGGAGTTCGAGGCGTCTTACAGACGGATCGGCAACAAGCTCCGCGTCCCCACCGCGGGAGTCGGCCACGAAGCGTatctcgctgccgtcgccgagcatCTCATacgggaggaggagtggcTGATGGTGCTTGACGGCttcaacgacggcgacgcccttGTGTTGACCAACCCGGGCTCTGGCCACGAGCCGAGGAATCTTCAGACCTTCTTGCCAAAGTTCTCGGACAGTCGGAGGCTGCTGGTCACCACCGTCAACAGGACGGTGGCCAACCGTCTCGTCAAGGAAAAGTACGTCCTCGGGGTCGGTGACCTGAGCGAAGACGACGCATCGCGGCTCCTCCTTGGGCGAGTCACAAAAGACCCAGTCCGCAAGAAGCGGATcaacgacatcatcggcatTGTAGGCGACTCTGCCGGCGCTCTCGAGCTCGTACGACTCTTTGGTAAACTCTCCAACAAGGCCGTCTGCTCCTCTGAGATGCTCGACACGCTTCGCAAGCAGACCAAGGGAGGCACCGAAGACGAGCAGACTCCCAAGCCAGTCTGGGACCTGCTCTTCAGGCATTTGAAGTCGAAGAACGCCGATACGGCATACTGGCTGCACGTCATCGGACTGTTGGACGTCCAGATGATCCCCAGCATCTTCTTTTCGGCAAACGACAAGAGGGGGCGGCTCcgggacctcgtcgacgtcggcctcgtcgaagcggccgacggACGGGGGTTCTACCGGATCCCCGCCTTCTTCCGTCACTGTCTACAGTCTTCCCTCTCCGAGAAGCACCGGCAGaatgccgagggcgccgctCTGCAGTCGGTGAAAATGCggttcgtcgacgacgaccgcggcgctcttctcccagtcgccctcgccgctctGAGGCTGGAGCCGAGCCGCACAGAGACACGGCGGGAACAGGAGGCCCTGCGTGAAGATGTCGCGGTCTaccgacggcaacggcagagCAGCCTGAGCCTGGGCATCGGATACCTTGCCGCCAACGATGATCTTGGATGGTCTTCCGTCCCCCTGGGACTCGGCGATCGCACCGtgaaggccatcgaggccgccccGCCCGTTCAGGAGATTTTCGGTCTTCCGTTTCCCACAAAACGCGCCTTGTCTGagggccatggcggcgccgtccaAAATCGACCACTGCTCCTCCCCACGAGACGACAAACAGGCCCggagtgggagaagaagctcacCGAGCTGCGGAGGGACAGCGACACTGCGGCCCGCCTTCTAACGGAGGAGCACCCGACCAAGGGGTCCGAGGATGCCACGGCCATCTACCGGCGCGTGATCGACGGGTACTCGGCCGAGCCGCACGAGTACCTCAAGCTGGCGGGCCTGCAGTACAACCTAGCCATCGCGCAAGGGTCTAAGGGcatggtcgacgacgcggccgcgACGTTCCGCCAGGCGCTGCAGACCATCCTGTCGGGCGACTCCTCCTCGCGGACGCGGAACCCGGAGGCGAGGAGACGGTACTACCGCATCTACACCGACCTCGCGAGCCTGTACGCCGCGCACGGCCGGCTCGCGGAGGCGCAGGAGGCCTTCCTGCACATCCTGCCGAGCCAGGCGGCCGAGCTCGGTCGAGACGACGCGCAGACCCTCAGGACGCGGGGCGCGTTCGCgcgcctgctgctggaccGGGGCGAGACGGAGCTCGCAGGCCGGGAGCTCGGCCGGGTTCTCGAGGCGAGCGAGCGGGTTCTCGGGCCGGCCCACCGCGACACGCTGGCGACGCGCTGCGGTGTCGCGCGGCATCTCGCGGGCTGCGGACGGCGGGAGGAGGCGTTGGCCATGGGCCGGAGCGTGTTGGGGGAGCAGGAGAGGGTACTGGGGAGGTCGCACCgcgagacggcggccacgcGCCAGCTGTTGGAGGAGCTGCGttcgccgtcgacaacgtga
- a CDS encoding Putative ankyrin repeat-containing domain superfamily produces the protein MATFIKRTASLSPSVVSSFSSLHHQRREPTEEEYERVAQLMAEQRQEDGNRRSGEFSHKEATPVLSKLARGAIPDATPGLAQALLDWGADVSIVRPKSTNFFKMLSGKDQFEERSDVLEQATRNCDADILIVLAQDADEQAVNQALPAALRLADTVKTGILLARGADATPHCDLFLLCVDSAPVDMIILLMRDVKGACGSCKNKGLVRAAKAGSVEKANLLMDKGADPSFNGASALFEAIRMGKDEVALAIISRPAMKKHPSLLTTAAQSALDHGRKKVLQACLDAGSEDLTAHRQDATLQSQVTFNSPVDPRLTGTSSIEVDFMQAANAGRLDTIQQLLANNRADTLPQSVMVKLLTQSIDLPDLTTAHRLVDMLLSTGGLRGNTVANSLCRILSRAVPPANETDRVQIVKLLLGKGRADVNVGRGTAVLQALSQGRLDILGMMLRHGASAETFSVAIDASMKVAVPRDRLAAVKVLVESGNVATSESLQAAAVAAASRSAALDVLQYLAEFVTSPGVFSAGIGALARECDDWTSPRGLYVAQFLLDRGASGPEVDGAMARAAGLYSRDAVQLLATSTEPASLDQVLGFVIDASPHWQLRQNLWLVHSLLEWGCKGASVDRALVQAVSAHGEEHNLQLLIDTLLLVGIGADVNHVGGKALQIAAGRGHAPLVNKLALNGAGRLALTNAFQAVITSRMDEATALNLLDILVAGCERSRTRFDVDAVLADGRCPLEACISTHPKAEKLGRRLIKLGCRAGTLVSMKLDGGEERVPLLVWALYQSGQGAVAPALLTAMVDTHRDVVNYRSASGITPLIAAAHLGSNELVGKLLGAGARPNERDNARRTALFFASAAGHMVALQALVKAGAAQNDGSLHEAARNTHSEAVAALIKAKHEANFPSSLHEGRTALQELCYRCSCGTIYPELEDTIRALERGKADPFAVHAERNALFLALENARPYHITKAFLDIQMWRHVNDERNVFFCVDPAAAPSTAGYVYSATLYLRHGLYQGDPQHVPRLLALLAEKACQDRFFARFGPHQLEALQPPEAVGVPPALADEDARRRAAQERRRARDRDHADRLRQEQEGAAVKAEIEGRQHRLRLERQQQTSVLQAALAAQQVEVRNARRQSQQTPVAAIGNKNGVVARAGDQGRQSRLKRA, from the exons ATGGCAACATTCATCAAACGGACGGCCTCGCTCAGCCCCTCGGTCGtatcctccttctccagtCTCCACCATCAACGCCGAGAACCGACGGAGGAGGAATATGAGCGGGTGGCCCAGCTCATGGCCGAGCAACGCCAGGAAGACGGAAACCGTCGATCGGGCGAATTCAGCCATAAAGAAGCCACCCCGGTACTCTCCAAGCTCGCCAGGGGCGCCATCCCGGACGCCACGCCGGGATTGGCCCAGGCGCTCCTCGACTGGGGCGCCGATGTGTCCATCGTGAGGCCCAAGAGCACGAACTTCTTCAAGATGCTCTCGGGTAAGGACCAGTTCGAGGAGCGCAGCGACGTGCTCGAGCAGGCGACCAGGAACTGCGACGCGGACATCCTCATCGTTCTCGcccaggacgccgacgaaCAAGCCGTCAACCAGGCGCTCCCCGCGGCCCTACGCCTGGCGGACACCGTCAAGACCGGCATTCTCCTCGCCAGGGGCGCCGACGCGACCCCCCACTGCGACCTCTTCCTGTTGTGCGTCGACTCGGCGCCCGTCGACATGATCATCCTGCTGATGCGGGACGTCAAGGGGGCCTGCGGGAGCTGCAAGAACAAGGGTCTCGTGCGCGCCGCGAAGGCGGGGAGCGTCGAGAAGGCGAACCTGCTCATGGACAAGGGCGCCGACCCGTCCTTCAACGGGGCGTCAGCTCTGTTCGAGGCCATCAGGATGGGgaaggacgaggtcgccctGGCCATTATATCCCGTCCCGCGATGAAGAAGCACCCGTCCCTACTCACGACGGCCGCGCAGTCTGCTCTGGACCACGGCCGGAAGAAAGTGCTCCAAGCGTGTCTGGACGCCGGCTCCGAAGACTTGACGGCCCATAGGCAAGACGCAACGCTCCAGAGTCAGGTAACTTTCAACAGTCCTGTCGATCCGAGACTGACTGGGACATCCAGCATCGAGGTAGATTTCATGCaagccgccaacgccggccgTCTCGATACAATACAGCAACTCCTCGCCAACAACCGAGCAGACACGCTACCGCAGAGCGTCATGGTCAAGCTGCTCACCCAGTCCATCGATCTGCCTGACTTGACGACGGCACACAGGCTGGTCGACATGCTCCTCTCCACGGGGGGTCTACGAGGGAACACGGTTGCCAACTCCCTTTGCAGGATCCTGAGCAGAGCTGTGCCGCCGGCCAACGAGACAGACCGGGTCCAGATCGTCAAGCTGCTCTTGGGAAAGGGGCGTGCCGATGTCAACGTTGGCAGAGGCACCGCCGTCCTGCAAGCGCTGAGCCAGGGCCGactcgacatcctcggcatGATGCTCCGGCACGGTGCCTCGGCCGAGACTTTCtccgtcgccatcgacgcgTCGATGAAGGTGGCGGTTCCCAGAGACCGCTTGGCGGCTGTGAAAGTGCTCGTCGAGAGCGGAAACGTTGCCACGAGCGAGTCTctgcaggccgccgccgtggcggcCGCTTCCAGgagcgccgccctcgacgtctTGCAGTACCTGGCGGAATTCGTCACCTCGCCCGGCGTCTTCAGCGCCGGAATCGGCGCCCTTGCGAGGGAGTGTGACGACTGGACATCTCCCCGGGGCCTCTACGTGGCGCAATTCCTCTTGGACCGCGGCGCGTCTGGTCCAGAGGTAGACGGCGCCATGGCGCGGGCCGCGGGCTTGTACAGCCGCGATGCCGTCCAGCTGCTGGCAACGTCGACGGAACCGGCCTCTCTCGATCAGGTCCTCGGGTTTGTGATCGATGCCTCGCCGCACTGGCAGCTCCGCCAGAACCTGTGGCTCGTTCACTCGTTGCTGGAATGGGGCTGCAAGGGCGCGAGCGTCGACCGGGCCCTCGTCCAGGCAGTCAGCGCCCATGGCGAAGAGCATAATCTGCAGCTGCTCATCGACACGCTCCTCCTCGTGGGCATCGGCGCTGACGTGAACCACGTAGGCGGCAAGGCCCTGCAGATCGCGGCCGGGCGAGGACACGCTCCGCTCGTGAACAAGCTGGCATTGAACGGCGCCGGGAGGCTGGCCCTGACCAACGCCTTTCAAGCCGTCATCACGTCGAGGAtggacgaggcgacggccTTGAACCTGCTCGACATCTTGGTCGCCGGCTGCGAACGGAGCAGGACGCGGTTCGATGTCGACGCGGTGCTTGCCGACGGCCGGTGCCCCCTCGAAGCATGTATATCGACGCACCCAAAGGCGGAGAAGCTCGGGCGGCGTCTTATAAAGCTGGGATGTCGAGCCGGGACGCTGGTCAGCATGAagctggacggcggcgaggaacgCGTGCCCCTCCTCGTCTGGGCGCTATATCAAAGTGGTCAAGGGGCAGTGGCACCCGCTCTGCTGACGGCCATGGTCGATACTCATC GCGACGTGGTAAACTATCGATCCGCATCTGGCATCACGCCCCTGATAGCCGCGGCCCATCTCGGAAGCAATGAACTCGTCGGCAAGCTTCTCGGGGCCGGCGCCAGGCCCAACGAGCGAGACAACGCCCGCCGGACGGCGCTATTCTtcgcgtcggcggccgggcaTATGGTCGCCTTGCAGGCCCTCGTCAAAGCCGGGGCGGCACAGAACGACGGAAGCCTCCACGAGGCCGCGAGGAACACGCAcagcgaggccgtcgcggccctcatcaaggccaagcacGAGGCCAACTTCCCCAGCAGCCTGCACGAGGGACGCACCGCGCTGCAGGAGCTGTGCTACCGCTGCAGCTGCGGCACCATCTACCCGGAGCTGGAGGACACCATCCGCGCGCTCGAACGGGGCAAGGCGGACCCTTTCGCCGTGCACGCAGAGAGGAACGCGCTgttcctcgccctcgagaacgCGAGGCCATACCACATCACCAAGGCCTTTCTCGACATCCAGATGTGGCGGCACGTCAACGACGAGCGCAACGTCTTCTTCTGCGtggacccggccgccgccccgtcCACCGCCGGCTACGTCTACTCGGCGACCCTCTACCTGCGTCACGGCCTCTACCAGGGCGACCCGCAGCACGTCCCCCGCCTCctggcgctgctggccgagaaggcctGCCAGGACCGCTTCTTCGCCCGGTTCGGCCCGCACcagctcgaggccctccAGCCGCCCGAGGCCGTGGGCGTGCCCCCGGCGctcgcggacgaggacgcccgGAGGCGCGCGGCGCAGGAGCGGCGACGGGCCCGGGACCGCGACCACGCGGACAGGCTGAggcaggagcaggaggggGCCGCGGTGAAGGCGGAGATCGAGGGGAGGCAGCACCGGCTGCGGCTcgagcggcagcagcagaccaGCGTGCTCCAGGCGGCCTTGGCTGCGCAGCAGGTTGAGGTGCGTAACGCGAGGAGGCAGAGTCAGCAGACGCCGGTGGCGGCTATAGGCAACAAGAATGGCGtggtggcgagggcgggggATCAGGGCCGACAGAGTCGGTTGAAGCGGGCGTAG